In Suttonella indologenes, one genomic interval encodes:
- a CDS encoding response regulator, with the protein MYKMLIVDDSMIIRNKIARLPSNASYKIVGKAKNGMEAVDLFRTFKPDIVTMDLTMPEMDGLECIQELIKIDPEVQILVISALSDKATGIKALELGANGFLTKPFSDDELLKTLNELME; encoded by the coding sequence ATGTATAAAATGCTTATCGTTGATGATTCAATGATTATTCGGAATAAGATTGCACGTTTGCCTAGCAATGCATCTTATAAAATTGTAGGAAAAGCAAAAAATGGCATGGAGGCGGTCGATTTGTTTCGAACGTTCAAACCCGATATCGTTACGATGGATTTAACCATGCCGGAAATGGACGGTTTAGAATGTATTCAGGAATTGATTAAGATTGATCCTGAAGTACAAATATTGGTTATTTCTGCTTTATCGGATAAGGCGACAGGTATTAAAGCCCTAGAATTAGGAGCAAACGGCTTTTTAACCAAACCGTTTTCAGATGACGAATTATTAAAAACTTTAAATGAATTAATGGAGTAA
- a CDS encoding ATP-binding protein, whose product MGKLYYISILSGVVMAKPTQEIKKTSPLKKYLGLVVAIALLVVIFIGITLYELRVASHKQTENDRIQVLQTLGQYSREIIRDIFDANASYGEDTNSPHMRAVLNRLQQNTQEFPKILQTLENGGTYISPNGVTYHVSNDNVQSISNNLHALKQNWEPLAANIKAYLAVADDIMVDSQDELESAMTQAKVSNLNLITETDDAISTIQGHIAEEEILEQRILYGAIGFGIVYFIFMIFVFVRNLLKADEQAAVARREVDEIMSSVQEGLFLVDDNLVIGSQHSQALNAILPSMDVADQPFEEVLDKILSKSDIENTKSYINQLFKPRVKESLVKSLNPLNRVQVFIDDKKGGLSDKYLRFDFTRVYEDKEIKQILVSVADITQEVELEQRLEKEREQNNRQVEMLVKVLRVEPSILAGYLRRGNQVAEKINNILRQQNNRVGLREKINEIFREIHSFKGESSALEFDRFVSIAEEMEGKLKELREQRDLVGDDFLSIAVYLDALMDQLEITKNLHERLQVHAHQPSASEKSAHNVEEGLKSAMHDVVAQVNHGDVDQYLAHYIEQAAERNYKLVEHHVEGFNKAPFDEIRMDLIKSIAVQLVRNAIVHGIETPEARKAKGKERQGNIGVSLIHRDGFYDLIVEDDGKGIDAEAIREKLRQIPDFNKNPDEMSEDELYRAIFITGLSTAQTSTEDAGRGVGMDVVLDRVRSLGAKIAIRSKPNQFTRFTIRLSA is encoded by the coding sequence TTGGGCAAATTATATTATATTTCTATATTATCAGGAGTAGTTATGGCAAAGCCAACTCAAGAGATCAAGAAGACCTCGCCGCTTAAAAAATATTTAGGATTGGTTGTAGCGATTGCATTGTTAGTTGTTATTTTTATTGGAATTACCTTGTATGAGTTACGGGTGGCAAGCCATAAACAAACAGAAAACGATCGTATTCAGGTTCTTCAAACTCTTGGTCAGTATAGCCGGGAAATCATTCGGGATATTTTTGATGCGAATGCAAGTTATGGGGAAGACACCAACAGTCCGCACATGAGAGCAGTACTTAATCGTCTGCAACAAAACACCCAAGAATTTCCAAAAATCTTACAAACATTAGAAAACGGAGGGACTTATATCAGCCCCAATGGTGTGACGTACCATGTTTCTAATGACAACGTGCAAAGTATTTCAAATAATTTGCATGCCTTAAAGCAGAATTGGGAGCCTTTGGCAGCTAATATCAAAGCCTATCTGGCTGTTGCTGATGACATTATGGTGGACAGCCAGGATGAGTTAGAGTCTGCGATGACGCAAGCAAAAGTTTCTAACCTCAATTTGATTACCGAAACAGATGACGCCATTTCAACCATTCAAGGGCATATTGCAGAAGAAGAAATTCTAGAGCAAAGAATTCTTTATGGCGCTATTGGATTCGGTATTGTGTACTTCATCTTCATGATTTTCGTATTCGTACGTAATTTGCTTAAAGCGGATGAGCAGGCGGCTGTTGCACGTCGTGAAGTAGATGAAATCATGTCGTCAGTGCAAGAGGGTTTGTTCTTGGTTGATGATAACTTAGTTATCGGTTCGCAGCACTCGCAAGCCTTGAATGCAATTTTGCCAAGTATGGATGTTGCCGATCAGCCCTTCGAGGAAGTATTGGACAAAATTCTCAGCAAATCCGATATTGAAAATACTAAGAGTTATATTAACCAGTTGTTTAAACCGCGCGTTAAAGAATCCTTAGTAAAATCGCTTAACCCTTTGAACCGTGTACAAGTCTTTATTGATGATAAAAAAGGCGGTTTATCTGATAAATATCTGCGTTTTGATTTCACGCGGGTATATGAAGATAAAGAAATCAAGCAAATTCTGGTTTCTGTTGCAGATATCACGCAAGAAGTGGAACTTGAGCAACGCTTGGAAAAAGAACGTGAGCAAAATAACCGCCAAGTAGAAATGTTGGTGAAAGTATTGCGCGTAGAGCCTTCTATTTTGGCAGGCTATTTGCGTCGCGGAAATCAAGTGGCGGAAAAAATCAACAACATCTTGCGTCAGCAAAATAATCGCGTAGGTTTGCGTGAAAAAATCAATGAAATTTTCCGTGAAATCCATTCATTCAAAGGCGAGTCTTCCGCTTTGGAATTCGACCGCTTCGTTTCTATTGCAGAAGAAATGGAAGGCAAGTTGAAAGAATTGCGTGAGCAAAGAGATTTGGTCGGTGATGACTTCCTTTCTATTGCGGTCTATTTGGATGCCTTAATGGATCAATTGGAAATCACCAAAAATCTGCATGAGCGTTTGCAAGTACATGCGCATCAGCCTTCTGCTTCAGAAAAATCTGCACATAATGTGGAAGAAGGGCTTAAATCCGCTATGCATGATGTTGTTGCCCAAGTCAATCACGGCGATGTGGATCAATATTTGGCGCACTATATTGAGCAGGCGGCAGAAAGAAATTACAAATTAGTTGAACATCATGTAGAAGGCTTTAATAAAGCACCTTTTGATGAAATTCGTATGGATTTGATTAAGTCTATTGCCGTGCAATTAGTACGTAACGCCATTGTGCATGGTATTGAAACGCCTGAGGCACGTAAGGCAAAAGGCAAAGAGCGACAAGGCAATATCGGCGTCAGTCTGATTCATCGCGACGGATTCTATGATTTGATTGTGGAAGATGACGGCAAAGGCATTGATGCGGAAGCTATTCGTGAGAAATTGCGTCAAATCCCCGATTTTAATAAAAATCCTGACGAAATGAGCGAAGATGAATTATATCGTGCGATTTTCATTACCGGTTTGTCAACCGCTCAAACATCCACGGAAGATGCCGGTCGAGGCGTGGGAATGGATGTGGTCTTAGACCGCGTCAGAAGCTTAGGTGCAAAAATTGCGATTCGCTCTAAGCCTAATCAATTTACGCGCTTTACTATCCGCTTAAGCGCTTAA
- a CDS encoding chemotaxis protein CheX gives MKEDSMQVFIDGVNRFFNEVNNINAEVGTPYLVENNTPKALDYTGIIGISGYYKGCVYFTAPKVLLKHVLMSIGESEVSEASMLDLVGEIANTISGNARSQYGETFMISVPMVIQGIPGEIYLPKDARSYVIPIVWNKYSAAIVICLQEN, from the coding sequence ATTAAAGAAGATAGTATGCAGGTATTCATTGACGGCGTTAATCGTTTTTTCAATGAAGTAAATAATATCAATGCGGAAGTGGGAACGCCTTATCTGGTTGAAAACAATACGCCTAAGGCTCTGGATTATACGGGTATTATCGGTATTTCAGGTTATTATAAAGGTTGTGTATATTTTACCGCTCCTAAAGTTCTGCTTAAGCATGTCTTGATGTCTATCGGCGAGTCTGAAGTCAGTGAAGCCAGTATGTTGGATTTAGTCGGCGAAATTGCCAATACGATTTCAGGTAATGCACGCAGCCAGTATGGCGAAACTTTTATGATTTCCGTGCCAATGGTTATTCAAGGCATTCCGGGAGAAATTTATTTGCCGAAAGATGCGCGTTCTTATGTGATTCCGATTGTTTGGAATAAATATAGCGCAGCAATTGTAATTTGTTTGCAAGAAAATTAA
- a CDS encoding GDSL-type esterase/lipase family protein, whose protein sequence is MILLACFGNIAAAQNLPDGLINYGSNQQIWLQKWRGLAKGENHKFRIIQLGDSHTAGDYFSDFLRQSLQAKFGDGGIGWIYPNHVKGQRSAVMSYEHQGWQILTSRRDDADFPLGGVVTLSQGKQSLHLIPRKAQGASAIILTLLPPRQGSSLLVRDAAGQRFRLLEEKGTAKQWFHTYLKATPPLSFQSADGAQWALGAINIENEHKGVVYSAMGINGAQFSEVNKWRMGWLQDLKRSRADLVILAYGTNEAFNTPFKPESVQQLWAQTLNNIHQALPQAGILIIGAPESLKGTGGTCGTRAPSLDAIQNIQWYSAQQHKTLYWSWQNVMGGECGMKTWIRRKLARNDGVHFTQAGYEAAALHLSNALIALAYSR, encoded by the coding sequence ATGATTTTATTAGCCTGCTTCGGCAATATCGCCGCAGCACAAAATCTACCCGATGGATTGATTAATTACGGCAGCAATCAGCAGATATGGCTGCAAAAATGGCGCGGACTCGCCAAAGGCGAAAATCACAAATTCCGTATTATTCAGTTGGGTGATTCGCATACTGCCGGCGATTATTTTAGCGATTTTCTTCGCCAATCCCTGCAAGCCAAATTTGGCGACGGCGGCATCGGTTGGATTTATCCGAATCATGTCAAAGGGCAGCGCAGTGCCGTCATGAGCTATGAGCATCAAGGCTGGCAGATATTGACGAGCCGCCGCGACGATGCCGATTTTCCGCTCGGCGGCGTCGTGACCTTGTCGCAAGGGAAGCAATCGCTTCATCTGATACCGCGTAAAGCACAGGGGGCTTCCGCGATTATCCTTACCCTCTTGCCACCGCGACAAGGCTCAAGCCTGCTGGTACGCGACGCCGCAGGACAGCGATTCAGGCTCTTAGAAGAAAAGGGCACGGCGAAACAATGGTTCCATACCTATTTGAAAGCCACGCCGCCGCTGAGTTTTCAGTCCGCCGACGGCGCTCAATGGGCTTTAGGCGCCATCAACATTGAAAACGAGCACAAAGGCGTCGTCTATAGCGCGATGGGCATCAATGGTGCACAATTCAGCGAAGTCAACAAATGGCGTATGGGCTGGTTGCAAGACCTCAAACGCAGTCGCGCCGATTTGGTCATTCTTGCTTACGGCACAAATGAAGCCTTCAATACGCCTTTTAAACCCGAAAGCGTGCAGCAATTATGGGCGCAAACGCTTAATAATATTCATCAAGCCTTGCCGCAGGCGGGCATACTCATCATCGGAGCGCCGGAATCCTTAAAAGGCACGGGCGGCACATGCGGTACACGTGCGCCCTCATTGGATGCCATTCAAAATATTCAATGGTACAGCGCGCAACAGCATAAAACCCTATATTGGTCATGGCAAAATGTCATGGGTGGCGAATGCGGCATGAAAACATGGATAAGGCGTAAATTGGCGCGCAATGACGGCGTGCATTTCACCCAAGCGGGCTATGAAGCCGCAGCACTACATTTAAGCAATGCTTTGATTGCTTTAGCCTATTCGCGTTAA
- the menA gene encoding 1,4-dihydroxy-2-naphthoate octaprenyltransferase, with amino-acid sequence MMHTLIALLRPRTLPLAIAVICLGNALAYAQGDWQANIFIFSLLTALSLQMLSNVANDYGDGIRGTDNYRDSSSPTRLTGSGAVSLSSMRLYIVALVLLSIALGGYLISISVKGQGQILLFTALGALSIAAAIFYTVGRYAYGYAGLGEAAVFLFFGIIGVLGSYALQQEHIRLIQLLPAAAIGLLCAAVLNVNNLRDIDSDKQAGKFTLAVRLGFYRAKQFHALLLIGACLLLLIFSLCTDWKSALWLLLFPALRQHGKRVLQTQTPRLIAVELKSIVGLCLGISLLLSIGILFSNL; translated from the coding sequence ATGATGCACACCCTCATCGCGCTGCTGCGCCCCCGCACACTACCGCTTGCTATCGCCGTCATCTGCCTAGGCAATGCGCTGGCTTATGCTCAAGGCGACTGGCAGGCAAATATCTTTATCTTCAGTCTCTTAACCGCGCTCAGCCTGCAAATGCTGTCCAATGTTGCCAATGATTACGGCGACGGCATCCGCGGCACCGACAACTACCGCGACAGCAGCAGCCCCACACGCCTGACCGGCAGCGGCGCCGTCAGTCTAAGCAGCATGCGACTTTACATCGTCGCTCTCGTCTTACTCAGTATCGCGCTCGGCGGCTACCTCATCAGCATCAGCGTCAAAGGACAGGGACAAATCTTACTCTTTACCGCCCTAGGCGCACTCAGCATCGCCGCCGCCATCTTCTACACCGTCGGACGCTATGCCTATGGTTATGCCGGGCTGGGCGAAGCTGCCGTCTTTCTCTTTTTCGGCATCATCGGCGTATTAGGCAGCTATGCCCTGCAACAAGAACACATACGCCTCATCCAACTTCTACCCGCCGCCGCCATCGGACTCCTCTGTGCCGCCGTTCTCAACGTCAACAATCTGCGCGACATAGACAGCGACAAACAAGCGGGAAAATTCACCCTCGCCGTGCGGCTCGGCTTTTACCGCGCCAAACAATTCCACGCTCTGCTGCTTATCGGCGCCTGTCTCTTGCTGCTGATTTTCAGCCTATGCACAGACTGGAAATCCGCCCTCTGGCTCCTCTTATTTCCAGCCCTGCGCCAACACGGCAAACGCGTTCTTCAGACGCAGACGCCGCGTCTTATCGCCGTCGAACTCAAAAGCATTGTAGGATTATGCCTTGGCATCAGCTTATTACTATCCATCGGCATTCTCTTCAGTAATTTGTAA